From the genome of Ascaphus truei isolate aAscTru1 chromosome 15, aAscTru1.hap1, whole genome shotgun sequence:
ttaccctaaaaccacaCACCTTAATCcctcaccctaaaaccccctaccccttaaattaaccccatacccaaaacagtaataaaacttacattAGAAGAGGCTGGTGGCGGAGGGTCCATCTGAGGCCTAATGCCAACGGCAAATTGGTCGCGGTGAAACTATTTCGATTCACAGCCAAGTGAGGCTACAGACAGCTTTAGTATAATGGGAAATGCACATTTTATTAGACCCATCAGCatggaaatataaaacattaagaggacaatgtttctttaaataaaactacaatcAAAATTATACAAATATCTTGCATTTAAAACGTTATAACTTTTTATCCTTTTACAATGCTCGTTTATGCACCATAAACTAAAGTCACTTTTCATTGTGATTTagcgtaacacagatacacacgtgTGCACTTATATGTAAGCGTCTAAGTCACTGGTTATCCCTAAACATGACTGGCTTTAGAGAAAGGTCCCTCCccagtgtgtgtcctcttgtgtattttcaggttggataactgactaaatcccttcccacattccccacatacatgcggtctctcccctgtgtgtgtcctcttgtgcgtgttcaggttggatgacgttctaaatcccttcccacattccccacatacatgcggtctctcccctgtgtgtgtcctcttgtgcttGTTCAGGTTGGATGACGcattaaatcccttcccacattccccacatacatgcggtctctcccctgtgtgtgtcctcttgtgtgtgtccaggctggatgacacactaaatcccttcccacattccccacatacatgcggtctctcccctgtgtgtgtcctcttgtgtgtgatcaggctggataacacactaaatcccttcccacattcctcacatacatgcggtctctcccctgtgtgtgtccccttgtgtttcctcaggctggataaatgactaaatcgattcccacattccccacatacatatggtctctcgcctgtgtgtgtcctcgtgtgtgtgtccaggctggacgacacactaaatcccttcccacattccccacatacatgcggtctctcccctgtgtgtgtccccttgtgtctcctcaggctggataagtcactaaatcccttcccacattccccacatacatgcggtctctcccctgtgtgtgtcctcttgtgtgtgtacaGGTGGTATAAGGCACGAaatctcttcccacattccccacatacatgcggtctctcccctgtgtgtgtcctctggtgTACGTTCAGCTTGgacaagtcactaaatcccttctcacattccccacatacatgcggtctctcccctgtgtgtgtcctcttgtgtgtgttcaggctggataaccgactaaatcccttcccacattccccacatacatgcggtctctcccctgtgtgtgtcttcttgtgtctgatcaggctggataacacactaaatcccttcccacattcctcacatacatgcggtctctccccggtCTGTGTTCTCTTCTGTGCATTCTGGTCTAATAACTTagtcagactcttcccactttctccaagatcttttcctgtggcatctgctaatatatatcttttggaatgagaagcagttacattgtttattaattgccttgactggttgaaagatgcattttctgtcatatttattggaatgttgcaagattgttctgtcctcatcttttccatatactcagctgggtgtttgaacttcagatgtgtgaggaggtaattctgactgctaaaagcaaccttgcagtgcTGGGATGGGTGGGTTATTGG
Proteins encoded in this window:
- the LOC142466812 gene encoding uncharacterized protein LOC142466812 isoform X4; this encodes MEKMRTEQSCNIPINMTENASFNQSRQLINNVTASHSKRYILADATGKDLGESGKSLTKLLDQNAQKRTQTGERPHVCEECGKGFSVLSSLIRHKKTHTGERPHVCGECGKGFSRLSSLNTHKRTHTGERPHVCGECEKGFSDLSKLNVHQRTHTGERPHVCGECGKRFRALYHLYTHKRTHTGERPHVCGECGKGFSDLSSLRRHKGTHTGERPHVCGECGKGFSVSSSLDTHTRTHTGERPYVCGECGNRFSHLSSLRKHKGTHTGERPHVCEECGKGFSVLSSLITHKRTHTGERPHVCGECGKGFSVSSSLDTHKRTHTGERPHVCGECGKGFNASSNLNKHKRTHTGERPHVCGECGKGFRTSSNLNTHKRTHTGERPHVCGECGKGFSQLSNLKIHKRTHTGEGPFSKASHV